A genomic stretch from Podospora pseudoanserina strain CBS 124.78 chromosome 3, whole genome shotgun sequence includes:
- the MSN5_3 gene encoding karyopherin (COG:U; COG:Y; EggNog:ENOG503NUW4) translates to MHLPTHLLLHSLSNLRHRSPAPTVSNRHPSQTFLKLCSSRLTRHESLPEDTEDPTYVLLLEDAVSPPSLGGDNNAEKFCLVVDFFSNL, encoded by the coding sequence ATGCACCTGCCCACTCACCTACTTCTACACTCGTTGTCTAACCTAAGACACCGCTCTCCAGCTCCGACGGTCTCGAATAGACATCCTTCCCAGACCTTTCTCAAATTGTGCAGCAGTCGTCTCACCCGACATGAGAGCCTGCCAGAGGATACTGAAGACCCAACATATGTATTACTTCTCGAGGATGCAGTGTCTCCTCCATCGCTGGGGGGCGACAATAACGCCGAGAAATTTTGCTTAGTGGTCGACTTTTTCAGCAACCTCTGA